ATGTAGGACTCGTACGATACCTAGGTTAACTCTTGCGGCATTGGCCTCCACCCCTGAGCTACTCGGATTGCACGCACATCAGCACAACGTAAGTGGCTTCTTATGACATTTAGCTTATCTAATTCACCAAGTACTTTTATGCGTTTGATGAACCATGTGCTTAGACATTTGGTTGGTAAATTTATGGTTTACTATGATAACATCCTTGTTTATAGGAAATCTCTAGGTGACCATCTTGCAcatgtttctcaaattttgaaactTGTTTGAAATGAGATACTATATGATAATTTTGAGAAGTGCACATTTTTGCATCAATAAACTTGTGTTCTTGAGTATTTTGTTTGATCAAATGACATTGAAATTGATAAAGTTGATACTATTATAACTTTGCCCTAACCCACTAATGTGACTCAAGGCATAGTTTTCTTGGGTTAGTCGGTTTTTATCGCCTTTTTGTTAATGATTTATAGTACCATTGCTTCACATGTGCATGTGCTTTCGAAGAAAGGTGTGGCTTTTGTTTCGGGTCAATCACAAGAAAGTGCTTTTCTAGATCTTAAGGGCAACTTAATGCTCCATTACTTGTTTTACCGGATTTCAACGAAACCTTTGAGATTGAATGTGATGCTACTTCAAACGGTATTGGCGGTGTTCTTATGCAAGGGCTTTGACATATAGCTTACTTCAGTGAGAAAATTCTATGGTGCTCAACTAATTTATCTCATTTATGTGAAAGAGTTATATGCTTTGGTTCATGTTTGCAAGTTTGGCATCATCAAATTTGACCATAGGAATTTGTCATTTCTTTCCAATCACGAGCCTTTTAAATACCTTAAGAGCCAACCAAAACTTATTTGTAGACATGCCAAATTGTGGGATCGTTTAGTACAATGTACGatggggggggtgaataggctacAAGCAATAAAGGAGATTCTTTTCCAAATTTTTATCTTTATGGGCAATTTCAAGCTTTTCTATGGTAGTTTGCAAAGCACCCTACACATGTAAGTCTAATATAGAGTATAGCGGTGAAAAGTAAATACTTACAAAAGTAGAGGTCTGAGTAGAGTAAGAGAAATACAAACATCGGTTGGCTCGGTGGATATTTTTTCATGTGATTCAAATAGTTGGCGCTATTCTACTCCATGTTGATGGAGGTTTCGAACCACAAAGGTGTTCTAAGATCACGAAGGTCAAGGTCACGAGTTCCACGAATCAAATGAAATCGTATCATTCTGTGATAAACCAAATGGGCTAGAAAGGAACGCCAAAATGTTCGATGGTATGGCTTCACCAGTGCAAAAGTTGTATGTTTAGCGGTGGACGAGCACAAGCAATGGGTGCTTGCTAGTCCGAAGGAGGTAGACATTAAGAGACAACATTGACTGTGATGGGTGGTTGCGGTGTCGATCCCTTGCTCATTTCGTGCCCTACCCGTAAGTGTAGGCGTctatcgtcgacgggaacgtctcctcccactgaaaaagtatcgtcggaaatcctgaaataaattcagaaataattgGAGCACCAGAACTTTAACCCTGATGGGCTGGAGATACCACTGTCCctttaaccatccaaccacagattgatTCGCGCAACATTGattttgcttgttcttgaaaagGGCAAAACAACCAAATGATATCGCGTCATTCTTTAATAGCTATAAACTCCATCCGTAAGTGTGGTATTCTtcaaaatcaaaagaaaaaaaagcaTAAGTGTAGCATTGGTCGTGGTCGACCATCGTCCCGCTCGCATCACGTGTTGCGCCAGCAGTTCGCTAGATAAGATCGCGCGTGAAGACTACCGGACATATAGTTTTTCCGTTGTTAATTCCCGGATTGCATGCAGACATGCAGTGCGTACTCCTCGCTCGTCTGGCGACTCTCTCTCCTTCGACTCAGTAGGTTAGTTAGACCGAGATCGCGTTCTAGTAACAGACTAAACGGTACTCGCCATCATCGGGCAACAACCTTACCTGCTGTATATAAGGGCCGAAGGGCTCGCCACCCCATTCGTTCATGCGAGCGAGATTTCCAATCTAATCGCTGGTTCTCCGCCCACAACGAACCTAGCCAGAGATCGTCGGAGATGGCGACCTTCCGCGTCGCGGACGCGTCGGAGTACCTGGCCATCACCGGCTGGGGCATCGACGACGTCAAGCTCGCCAAGAAGGCGTGGGTCTTCGTGGGGCAGCAGTGCAAGAAGTTCAGCATCTCGCCGGTCAACTACGAGTTCGAGGTGCACGCCATGAGCGCCGAGAAGCTGCCCTTcatcctccccgccgtcttcaccATCGGCCCCAAGATCACCGCCACCGGGGCAGAGGCGTCAGACAAGAGGGACCTTGAGGCGCAGCTCCTCCTCTACGCCAAGCTCATCGCCCCGCTGCACAGGTCGAGGAGCCACGTCCACGAGCTCGTCAAGGGGATCATCGAGGGCGAGACCCGCGTGCTCGCCGCCGACCTCACCATGGAGGAGATCTTCAAGGGGACCAAGACCTTCAAAGAGAAGGTCTTCAACAGGGTGCAGCTGGAGCTTAATCAGTTCGGACTCGTCATCTACAACGCCAACGTGAAGCAGCTGGTGGATGTGCCGGGGCACGAGTACTTCTCCTACCTCGGGCAGAAGACGCAGCAGGATGCCGCGAACCAGGCCAAGGTGGACGTGGACGAGGCCCGGATGAAGGGAGAGGTGGGCGCCAAGGAGAGGGAGGGCCTGACTCGGCAGAACGCCGCCAAAGTGGATGCTGAGACCAAGGTGCTGTCGGTGCGGCAGCAGGGTCAGGGGCTCAAGGAGGAGGCCAAGGTGAAGGCCGAGGTGCAGGTGTTCGAGAATGCAAGGGAGGCCGACATCGCGGCGGCCAAGGCCGAGCTTGCCATGAAGAAGGCCGGATTTGACAAGCAGGCCAAGGTGGCTGAGGTTGAGGCGGCCAAGGCCGTCGCCATCCGCGAGGCCGAGCTCCAGATGGAGGTCGAGCGCAAGAACGCCATGCGCCAGACCGAGAAGCTCAAGGCCGAACAGCTCAGCAAGGCCACAGTGCAGTACGAGACACAGGTATCTACGTATGCATGTGCTTAAACCTTTGATACGTTTCATCGATCTCATGCATGCATGTGTCAATTTCTGCGTGTAGGTTCAAGAATCAAACGCGCTGTTCTACAGCAGGCagaaggcggcggaggcggcgctgtTCGAGCAGATGAGGACGGCGGAGGCGCGCAAGGCGCAGGCCGACGCGCAGTTCTTCGAGCAGAAGATGGCCGAGGACGCCAAGCTGTACGCCAAACAGAAGGAGGCGGAGTCCCTGGCCCTGCTGGGCAGGGCCAAGACGGAGTACGCGGCGTCCATGCTCCAGGCGCTGGGCGGCAACTACTACGCCCTCAGGGACTACCTCATGATCGACGGCGGCATGTACACGGAGATGGCGAGCATCAACGCCGGCGCAGTCAACGGCATGCAGCCCAAGATCAGCATCTGGAGCAACGGCGCCggcgcggacggcgccgccgcgaATGCCGGCAAAGAGGCCGCTGGAGGCAGCGCCCTGCAGCAGGTGGCCGGGGTGTACAAGATGCTGCCGCCGCTTCTGTCAACGGTGCACGAGCAGACTGGGATGCTGCCGCCGGCGTGGATGGGCGCGCTGCCCAAGGACGGCGCCGCCAACTGACCGTCGTGGAGTGCGCGTTCCTCGTTTGATTTGGTGCCAAGACTCTCGTCAGCTTAAGTGTTAAATTAGGTTGCTTCAGGGCCCGCGTTTTTTCAGGTTTAAAGAACTATGAATATCCCAGATGTTTGTCTGCTATCAGTCGTGTTATGTCTCGAACATTTTCGTGAAGTATTGTTAAGATTTATTTTTAGCACCTTTGATATTACAAGAAACTTTTCAGAGCAGAACAAGTTCTCATATTAAATGTAGGTTACTTGTTATATATATGTAATTCCTctgtttcaaaataagtgtctcaactttatctAATTTTAATGTAAATTTATACTAAGCTTGAGACATTTAttttaggatggagggagtattaattttgACTTCGCAGCAATTTTTTTTACATGATAATACATGTCTTATTTATATCATAATTATTATAGTACAAGTCACCTAACCGATCTGGCAAAATAGGAAAGACAACAAAAAAGCTAGTATTTGCATAAAGGACAACAATcaagaagtaaaattacaatcAAGATTGAAGAAACCTCTGAACTTGACACCAAAGCCCGTCACCTGCCTCTGAACCACCACAGCAGTCATCAAAGgaaaaaatgacggatcaccttcacacccgagctcgtaacggctccatcgctgatatgcagttttgcggacctccaaggtggctcaccaaaggcAAAACCATTACCGTtaaacgaatcagaccggggcaacaccccgggcacgccatcgaactccagatctggcacccccacaCGACTAGAACGCCGGAGGAGAAAACCACATCTGCCATCCACGAACCGCGAACACAGCACACGATCTACCATCTTCCAGATGTcgccgatgcagaccacaatctgcatccgctcctggactacctcccaagctccgcgccggcgCTGGAGCAAACGTTGTCGTAACGGCAGAGCCCGAGGATACAGGTCCGCCACAAGGatgtcgccgccgccacgccatttttacttgaacagactgatttccaaatccatccccaaccataggaccgatcgcCTCGTTGGAGTAGGACCCGAAGAAACTTTATTcaacgccgccatcgccgtcgccgaaACCAAGACAATGAACGGCCTAAAAATCCTAATCTACGAGAGaaaaaacgatccacacgcgtggatccggcgaccccctcaccaccgacgaccgaggccgccggcggaggggagccgctggacggcggcggcgggaaaGACTCCTGGGGCGACTTCGCAGCAATCTTCGGATTTATTTTTAGCACACCGTCTATATGAATACACATGCACCCGTATTCCCCACTTCACAGAAAATAGAATCCCTGGACCTAGCCTGGCCTCAAATGTTTTCCGTGCGGGCTCATAATAGAACTACTCCGTTAATGATCCTCTCCCCAAAATCAACTAGGAATTAACAAACTGTCAATATTACTTGCTTTTGTCCTTGCTTGAAAGTCGGCGCAGAAGAAACAAAACGGGCTACATGGAGCCCTTTTTTCGAAACATTCAAAATCGCTTTTcaaagtttcaaaaaattctaaaagaaATTCCACATTGAAATATGAATGTGTACTACATATGTATAAACTTTCACCTAAAAATACATTGATTCGTGAGCTacacaaaaaaagagaaatgcTTCCAATGTCAGCGAGTTGTCTTTTTTATGTAGCCCGCCATGTCAATGTATTTCGTCATTAATTTTCGCAAGCATGCAATATATATCCGTATGATACTGTGgattatttttcagaattttggaagCACTGAAACACTTTGAATATTCCAAAAGAACAAGCTCCATGTAGCTCAAGCACCAAAGCTAACTTTTGAAATATGTTGTCATACAGCATGGCATAGATATATATTGGCAACTCCATGTCCATTTGAAATACtcactccgtccggaaatacttgtcggagaaatggataaaaatggatgtatctatgattaaaatatgtctagatacatccatttcttcaacaagtattttcagacgaagGGAGTAACAAAtaagatgtactccctccatttcaaattactcgtcgcagaaatagatgtatctagaactaaaatacgtctagatacatccatacctgcgacaaataattcggaacggagggagtagaagtcaAGATGAATGCTAGCTAGGATAGCCAAAGGATCCCATTTTCCCCTTCCCTGCGCCGCTCGTTCGAGCGGTGGCCCCCGCGCCCAGTCAGGCTAGCACTCCCCTCCCACCCTCGTCCTCATCGTCGTCGAAGGAAATTGCCTGGCAAAGCCCCGCGCGGCGGACGACGACGATGGGACTCTCTCCCTTGCGGTTGGCGATGCATAGGTAGGGTTCTGGGCGGGCGCCCGATCGCGACAGTCACGCAGGTTGGCGGTGACGCGGGCGGCTCTTCTGCTGCAGTGGTCAAATCCGGGGTGGCGGTGGTGCAAGCCGATGTGGAGACGACCATGGATGTGTTCGCAAGATCTGGCCTCCTCGGCGATGATGGCGCACAGCTCTTCTTCCATGGGGGGTCTATCAAGCTAGCAGTTTGTTCTCCCCTCATCTACAGGCCCGATCTCGGTTGTTTTGACAGCCATGGCCGGGAAACGAACAGAGGCAACGCCTGCAGAAACCAtctcctccttggaggcatcgtcTTGTCCTTGGTTGTACTCCGATCTGGGAAACCATAGATCTGGTCCGCTTGCCAGCGGCGGCGCTGCGGTGTCGTCCCCACCTTGGAGGCGTCGCTTGGGTGCCTATGGTGTCTGCCAGAGCGGGAGCTGGTGTAGGTTGCTTCGCCTGTCTCAGCTATGGTGCTTGGGGCCACATGTTGCTATGATATGGTTGATGTTGTGGACATGAGGATTTGGGCCGTGTTGCTATGATATGGTTGATGTTGTGGACATGAGGATTTGGGCCTCTATGGGTGGAGGGTGCGTTGATAGCCTGGTCCAATTTGGCCGTGCTTCCAAGATGTCTGGCTATGGTTTGTGACGCGGTCATCGTGCTATGTGTTTTACCTCGTCGCCATTCATGGCTTGGGTTTGAACAAGACGAGTGGTGTGTTGTTTGTTGTTGTGGTGGTGTGGTTGATAACCTCTCGGTTTAGCGTTGTATGCGGAAAGACTTTGTTCCAGTCATCTTGGATCTTATTCTATGTTACTGATGCACCTCTCTAGGGTATCCTTGAAAAAATAAGGTATGCTAGCAAGAATTTAAGCTTCCCAAATCGATGCTTGCTTAAGCTCTAGTTGCAGTGATACGCAAGCTTTTGCGTATTCATGGAAGAAAGAAAATTAAGCTCCAGTTGCCAATAGTCCGCAagcaaaagaaaaggaaataagcaTTAGCACGGGAAAATTCAAAGTTGCTTTAACATTGCTCCTTGATTACCTCAAATTGCCTTGCATTCTGTCCACTAGGCTAGGCTGACTGGCTGAAGAAGTCAAAACGATTCAACAGTAGGCATTGGGGCACTTCGCACAACAATTAGGCAACTTAACGACAATAATCAGTTTGATAGGCATTAGTAATAACACATTTCAATCCTGCAAAAAAAAGCAACTTAACCGTCCTTCCAGAAATTGGGTGCACCAATGTGACAATTGAGTGGGATTGTCTTAGAACTTATTGAAGCATGCACTCCTAATGAGAGTTGGAAGAAATACTCTTATTTTCTTTATTGTTTTGAATCTAGATGCATCTTTTATGTTGGCTTGTGATTTGAGGGATGCTTggtgtgaatcttgttcaattagtGCGTTTCGTGTGATTTGCTCCGTGTTGTTTGTGGAATCCGCCTCCAATCATTAGATCAGAGCTGATAGTCGATTTAATCTCAGAAAGAGTGCCGATCTGAAGACGACCCACGTGCACTATCACTACGTGTGGCCGGTGATACATTTTGTCATATCAAAATTGGATTAAAACGGTGTTATGTATTTGATCATAGGAGAATCAGGGAAGATCGCAAGGCCTAGAAACACCCATAACAGTGTAGTACAAACATACCTACTCAATGCAGAGCAGAAATTGGTCTCAACGACAGAAACAAACAAGAGCGCAACATAACCAAGCAAACTGGAGCTAATTCAATCCTGTGACACCTACCTAAATTGTATCGAATTTCAGAGCAAAGACAATACAAACAAAAACCCAATGGTACTAACAAGAAATAAGAAAAATTGTACAAGCAACATACATACCAACAGTGCATAAACAGGCGGGCGGGAGTGCGGCCCGGCAGAAGGAGCAGGCAAACCGTGCAGACAACCAACAAAGTGTATCATACCGTAACTATTCAGATATTCAACTATCTTTTTGCATCCCCTTGAATCAGGGAGGAGAAACACCACAAAAGTTCAGTACCAACATCACCGGTTTCTACTCAATGCACTGCAGATATTTCAGGGATGGGAAACAAGCAAGAGTGCAATGTAACAAAGCAAACCCACTGTCATTAATGCGGATTTTGCTAAGGAGTTGAACAAGAAAACAAGATTTTCACATGAACACAACCAAATAAACAGCAGAAGACCTACGAACGCCCAGCCTGGCCTACGAGCTACACTCTAATTGACTGCAGGGCGGAACTATACTCACAGTGCAGGACTGGTTCCAATTTCCAAAAGCCAGTTCAAAGAAACTCATATCTAGTTCAATCCTGTAAACCTACCTAAATTGAAAGACACTATCATAGCATAATTGCTTTAAACACCAAAATATGTGTTTATCAGAAAAGCAATAATCAACGGTTTTATATAGCAGCACTAAACAGCAATAGGAACAATTGTACAACGCACTAAACCTATCACAAACCTAGAAGACATGTACCACTACTGAACGTTATTGCTATGTTATGACAGCATCATCGGCCTGCATAGACCAATTCGTTGGAAAGTGTTGGACGAACATGACAGTGATtacatatatataattaacaatAGGTAGATAGCTCATAAATCAATCGATCATCGAGCAACGAGCATAAACTTCAAAGATCAACAGTAATATATCGAATCACTTCAGATAAACGGTGAGATAAACAGATCATGTCCACCATACGCAGATCAAAACACCTCGAACTTAAGCCTTGAGTTCAAAACATTACTTGCCACAAGTAACAGATCTAAAAGACATAAAGCATAATATAGGGGTACGATGACGATGCGGAGGAACCTAGGCGCGGTTGCCACCGC
This DNA window, taken from Triticum aestivum cultivar Chinese Spring chromosome 1D, IWGSC CS RefSeq v2.1, whole genome shotgun sequence, encodes the following:
- the LOC123167669 gene encoding flotillin-like protein 2, whose protein sequence is MATFRVADASEYLAITGWGIDDVKLAKKAWVFVGQQCKKFSISPVNYEFEVHAMSAEKLPFILPAVFTIGPKITATGAEASDKRDLEAQLLLYAKLIAPLHRSRSHVHELVKGIIEGETRVLAADLTMEEIFKGTKTFKEKVFNRVQLELNQFGLVIYNANVKQLVDVPGHEYFSYLGQKTQQDAANQAKVDVDEARMKGEVGAKEREGLTRQNAAKVDAETKVLSVRQQGQGLKEEAKVKAEVQVFENAREADIAAAKAELAMKKAGFDKQAKVAEVEAAKAVAIREAELQMEVERKNAMRQTEKLKAEQLSKATVQYETQVQESNALFYSRQKAAEAALFEQMRTAEARKAQADAQFFEQKMAEDAKLYAKQKEAESLALLGRAKTEYAASMLQALGGNYYALRDYLMIDGGMYTEMASINAGAVNGMQPKISIWSNGAGADGAAANAGKEAAGGSALQQVAGVYKMLPPLLSTVHEQTGMLPPAWMGALPKDGAAN